In Stenotrophomonas sp. 169, one DNA window encodes the following:
- the prpR gene encoding propionate catabolism operon regulatory protein PrpR, translating into MHLPRLPFVAAEADPSRPVIWTVSVSRLTGLLGDVIPEFDRRARIEQINLGFEEAVAVINQRLRQEHCDVVIAGGSNAAWLRSRLDVPLVPIQANGFDLMEALARARRIAPRIGLVTHASDVPTFGSFQDSFGLQIEHRRFVTREDARDCIADLRANGIEVIVGTGMAIDHAEAAGLQGVLLYSADSVRQAFEHALELTHTLARSVTRTARIPRRSSPPGHGQVLLGDSRVMQDVRKQIALYAPHDSTVLVSGETGTGKELVARQLHADSVRRGRFVALNCGAISESLLESELFGYSDGAFTGARRGGRIGLVEAADGGTLFLDEIGELPLPLQTRLLRVLEEREVLRVGSTEPTPVNLRVVAATLQSLEQRVQMGLFRRDLYYRLATLRIALPALRVRRDDIPLLARAFFQQLRGLDAPLDEDAMVALAAADWPGNVRELRNLMDRLRIHWQPSDGPVSRARLLELAPELGDAAAAGAIVPGRPSPAHLQQLLATHRHDREGMAQALGISRTTLWRWLRAAGLA; encoded by the coding sequence ATGCATCTGCCACGCCTCCCCTTCGTTGCCGCCGAGGCCGATCCCTCCCGACCGGTCATCTGGACCGTGAGCGTGTCTCGCCTGACGGGATTGCTCGGCGATGTGATCCCGGAGTTCGACCGCCGCGCGCGCATCGAACAGATCAACCTCGGCTTCGAAGAAGCCGTGGCCGTGATCAACCAGCGCCTGCGCCAGGAGCACTGCGATGTAGTGATCGCCGGCGGCTCCAACGCCGCTTGGCTGCGCAGCCGGCTGGATGTGCCGCTGGTGCCGATCCAGGCCAACGGCTTCGACCTGATGGAGGCGCTCGCACGGGCACGACGCATCGCACCTCGCATCGGGCTGGTCACCCACGCCAGTGACGTGCCCACGTTCGGCAGCTTCCAGGACAGCTTCGGCCTGCAGATCGAACACCGCCGCTTCGTGACCCGGGAAGATGCGCGCGATTGCATCGCGGACCTGCGCGCCAACGGGATCGAGGTCATCGTCGGCACCGGCATGGCAATCGATCACGCCGAAGCCGCCGGTCTGCAGGGCGTACTGCTGTATTCGGCTGATTCGGTGCGACAAGCGTTCGAGCATGCCCTGGAACTGACGCATACCCTGGCGCGCTCCGTGACCCGCACCGCGCGCATTCCCCGGCGCAGCAGCCCGCCGGGCCACGGGCAGGTGCTGCTCGGCGACAGCCGGGTGATGCAGGACGTTCGCAAGCAGATTGCCCTGTATGCCCCACACGACAGCACGGTACTGGTCAGCGGCGAGACCGGCACCGGCAAGGAGCTGGTAGCCCGTCAGTTGCATGCGGACAGCGTTCGTCGCGGACGTTTCGTCGCACTCAACTGCGGTGCCATCAGCGAGTCGCTGCTGGAATCCGAACTGTTCGGCTACAGCGACGGTGCCTTCACCGGCGCCCGCCGCGGCGGACGTATCGGCCTGGTGGAAGCTGCGGATGGCGGCACCTTGTTCCTGGATGAAATCGGCGAACTGCCGCTTCCGCTGCAGACGCGGCTGTTGCGGGTCCTGGAAGAGCGCGAGGTGTTGCGGGTGGGCTCGACCGAACCGACGCCGGTCAACCTGCGGGTAGTTGCGGCGACGCTGCAATCGCTGGAGCAGCGGGTGCAGATGGGCCTGTTCCGTCGCGATCTGTATTACCGGCTGGCGACACTGCGCATCGCCCTGCCCGCCCTGCGCGTGCGGCGCGACGATATCCCCTTGCTGGCACGCGCGTTCTTCCAGCAACTGCGAGGCCTGGACGCTCCCCTGGATGAGGATGCCATGGTGGCGCTCGCCGCCGCCGACTGGCCCGGCAACGTGCGCGAACTACGCAATCTGATGGACCGCCTGCGGATTCACTGGCAGCCCAGCGACGGTCCCGTCAGCCGTGCACGGCTGCTGGAGCTCGCCCCCGAACTGGGCGACGCAGCGGCCGCCGGCGCCATCGTGCCGGGGCGTCCCTCGCCGGCCCACCTGCAGCAGTTGCTTGCCACCCATCGCCATGATCGCGAAGGCATGGCCCAAGCACTGGGCATCTCGCGCACCACCCTGTGGCGCTGGCTGCGGGCGGCAGGATTGGCGTAA
- the pdxH gene encoding pyridoxamine 5'-phosphate oxidase translates to MSNLHAEALSTFATLFDEARKSSELEPNAMTVATADRSGRPSARTVLLKAFDARGFVFYTHLDSHKGQELQANPQAALLFLWRSLREAGIQVRIEGRVEQVDDAEADAYFASRPRLSQIGAWASSQSQTLASRDEFDARVAEVEARFEGQDVPRPAGWSGLRVVPDRFEFWYGAQFRLHERWCYERAADDTWSKRQLYP, encoded by the coding sequence ATGAGCAATCTGCACGCCGAAGCGCTTTCCACGTTTGCCACGTTGTTTGACGAGGCACGCAAGAGCAGCGAACTGGAGCCCAACGCGATGACGGTGGCGACCGCCGATCGCAGCGGCCGTCCATCGGCACGCACCGTGCTGCTGAAGGCGTTCGACGCGCGCGGTTTCGTGTTCTATACGCATCTGGACAGCCACAAGGGCCAGGAGCTCCAGGCCAATCCGCAGGCTGCGCTGTTGTTCCTGTGGCGCAGCCTGCGCGAGGCGGGCATCCAGGTGCGCATCGAAGGGCGCGTCGAGCAGGTGGACGATGCCGAGGCCGATGCCTATTTCGCATCACGGCCGCGGTTGAGCCAGATCGGGGCATGGGCATCGAGTCAATCGCAGACCCTGGCCTCGCGGGACGAGTTCGACGCGCGGGTCGCCGAGGTCGAGGCGCGCTTCGAAGGCCAGGACGTGCCACGGCCGGCGGGCTGGAGCGGCCTGCGCGTGGTGCCGGACCGGTTCGAGTTCTGGTACGGCGCGCAGTTCCGGCTGCACGAGCGCTGGTGCTACGAGCGCGCAGCCGATGACACGTGGAGCAAGCGACAGCTGTATCCCTGA
- a CDS encoding kinase, with the protein MKAAAYTPPSKGFPDALVEQALDDAMASATRVPVLAISGLQGSGKSTLAAQVVARAQARGLRAAALSIDDVYLTRTQRQRLARDVHPLLLTRGPPGTHDLALAHSVLDDAAAGTLRALPRFDKLADERLPQAEWLHLAAPLDLLVFEGWFLGTPAEAADTLDAPLNALEREADADGRWRHWCNAALETEYPALWQRCDRLWFLQPPDFSVIPRWRWQQEQHLQAAQPGRSGMTRPQLERFVQYYERVSRHALRTLPGIADRTIALDAERAIVSVR; encoded by the coding sequence ATGAAGGCTGCCGCGTACACGCCCCCGTCGAAAGGTTTCCCCGATGCCCTGGTCGAGCAGGCGCTCGATGATGCGATGGCGAGCGCCACCCGGGTTCCGGTATTGGCCATCAGCGGCCTGCAGGGCAGTGGCAAATCGACACTGGCCGCGCAGGTCGTGGCGCGCGCGCAGGCGCGGGGCCTGCGAGCCGCCGCGCTCTCCATCGACGATGTCTACCTCACCCGTACCCAGCGCCAACGGCTGGCGCGCGATGTGCATCCGTTGTTGCTGACCCGGGGGCCACCCGGAACCCATGACCTCGCCTTGGCGCACAGCGTGCTGGATGACGCTGCGGCGGGAACGCTGCGCGCACTGCCACGATTCGACAAACTGGCCGATGAACGCCTGCCGCAGGCGGAGTGGCTTCATCTGGCGGCGCCTCTGGACCTGCTTGTGTTCGAGGGCTGGTTCCTCGGCACGCCCGCTGAAGCGGCCGACACGCTGGACGCCCCCCTCAACGCATTGGAGCGCGAGGCCGATGCGGACGGACGCTGGCGGCACTGGTGCAACGCGGCGCTGGAAACCGAGTACCCCGCACTATGGCAACGCTGCGATCGCCTGTGGTTCCTGCAGCCGCCTGATTTCTCCGTCATACCGCGCTGGCGTTGGCAGCAGGAGCAGCATCTGCAGGCCGCGCAGCCCGGACGCAGCGGGATGACGCGACCGCAGCTGGAACGTTTCGTGCAGTACTACGAGCGGGTGAGTCGCCATGCCCTGCGTACGCTGCCCGGCATCGCCGACCGCACGATCGCACTGGATGCCGAGCGCGCCATCGTCAGCGTACGCTGA
- a CDS encoding shikimate kinase: protein MNPAPNLILIGPMGAGKTCIGRRLAERFTLEFVDLDQVIVEAAGASIPTLFDLVGEAGFRRHEQQALQRVLGGHGQLVSTGGGAVLHADNRAAIAGHGFVVYLRVSVAAQLERLARDKARPLLQRPDREQVLQDLAYHRDPLYQQLADLTLDTDLYTAAEATSQLVVKLAAHWQRQDPIA from the coding sequence ATGAATCCTGCTCCGAACCTGATCCTGATCGGCCCGATGGGAGCCGGCAAAACCTGCATCGGCCGCCGCCTCGCCGAGCGTTTCACGCTGGAATTCGTTGACCTGGACCAGGTCATCGTGGAGGCGGCAGGTGCCAGCATCCCGACCCTGTTCGATCTGGTCGGCGAAGCCGGTTTCCGCCGGCATGAGCAGCAGGCACTGCAGCGCGTGCTCGGCGGGCACGGGCAGTTGGTGTCTACCGGCGGAGGTGCCGTGCTGCATGCCGACAACCGTGCCGCCATCGCCGGCCATGGTTTCGTGGTCTACCTGCGGGTCAGCGTCGCGGCGCAACTGGAACGACTGGCGCGGGACAAGGCGCGGCCGCTGCTGCAGCGCCCGGACCGTGAGCAGGTGCTGCAGGACCTGGCCTATCACCGCGACCCGCTGTACCAGCAGCTGGCCGATCTCACCCTGGATACCGACCTTTACACCGCTGCCGAAGCCACGTCCCAGCTTGTGGTCAAGCTGGCCGCGCACTGGCAGCGACAGGACCCGATCGCATGA
- the aroB gene encoding 3-dehydroquinate synthase — MTAPSPLHVAVAGDHPYSITIGPGQLSDGHALAQHVRGRHVLLVSDSDVAPLYLAGVRAALMQARPDLLVAEHVLPAGEASKTLAGFGRAIDALAALGATRDACIFALGGGVVGDLSGFAAACWMRGVDCVQLPTTLLAMVDSSVGGKTAVDIPAGKNLVGAFHPPRAVIADTHVLATLPVRELRAGLAEVVKYGALGDPDFFDWLQQHADGLSAGDATLLAEAIARSCRHKAAIVERDPLEKGERALLNLGHTFGHAIETEQGYSAPGRDALNHGEAVAVGMVLAARLSTAMGRAPAADEQRLSALLTSLNLPTAIPTGLQPAALLARMRLDKKNVAGRLRLVLWRGIGQADVVADVEEAAVLAVLAG; from the coding sequence ATGACCGCACCCTCCCCCCTGCACGTCGCCGTCGCTGGCGACCATCCTTATTCGATCACCATCGGCCCGGGCCAGCTGTCCGATGGCCACGCGCTGGCGCAGCATGTCCGCGGCCGGCACGTGCTGCTGGTCAGCGATAGCGATGTGGCCCCGCTTTATCTCGCCGGCGTGCGTGCCGCGCTGATGCAGGCACGCCCGGACCTGTTGGTGGCCGAGCACGTGTTGCCGGCCGGTGAAGCGTCCAAGACGCTGGCCGGGTTCGGCCGGGCCATCGACGCTTTGGCCGCGCTGGGCGCCACGCGGGATGCCTGCATCTTTGCGCTGGGCGGCGGTGTGGTGGGCGACCTGTCCGGTTTCGCCGCGGCCTGCTGGATGCGCGGGGTGGACTGCGTTCAACTGCCGACCACGCTGTTGGCCATGGTCGATTCGTCGGTCGGTGGCAAGACGGCGGTGGACATCCCGGCCGGCAAGAATCTGGTGGGCGCCTTCCATCCGCCGCGGGCGGTGATCGCCGACACCCACGTGCTGGCGACCCTGCCGGTGCGCGAGCTGCGCGCAGGGCTGGCGGAGGTGGTGAAGTACGGTGCACTGGGCGATCCGGACTTCTTCGACTGGCTGCAGCAGCATGCCGATGGCCTTTCTGCCGGCGATGCCACGCTGCTCGCTGAAGCCATCGCGCGCAGTTGCAGGCACAAGGCGGCCATTGTCGAACGCGACCCCTTGGAGAAGGGCGAGCGGGCCCTGCTCAACCTGGGCCATACCTTCGGCCATGCCATCGAAACCGAACAGGGCTATTCGGCGCCAGGACGCGATGCCCTGAACCATGGCGAAGCCGTAGCGGTCGGCATGGTGCTGGCCGCCCGTCTGTCGACCGCGATGGGCAGGGCACCGGCGGCGGACGAGCAGCGTCTTTCTGCGTTGCTGACATCGCTGAACTTGCCGACCGCCATTCCCACGGGACTACAGCCTGCCGCGCTGCTGGCACGCATGCGGCTGGACAAGAAGAACGTGGCCGGGCGGCTGCGCCTGGTGCTGTGGCGCGGCATCGGCCAGGCCGATGTGGTGGCCGATGTGGAAGAAGCCGCCGTGCTTGCGGTGCTGGCTGGCTGA
- a CDS encoding WGR domain-containing protein, giving the protein MHAHLQQPAIGTETPRFLRLTLAADLFGGWELLRESGRAGGRSQLRRELYLKEADARAAFAKARDAELHRGFKLASHGE; this is encoded by the coding sequence ATGCATGCCCACCTGCAACAACCGGCCATCGGTACCGAGACGCCGCGCTTCCTGCGCCTGACCCTGGCCGCCGACCTGTTCGGCGGTTGGGAACTGCTGCGCGAATCCGGCCGCGCCGGGGGCCGCTCGCAGCTCCGGCGCGAACTGTACCTGAAGGAAGCCGACGCCCGCGCCGCCTTTGCCAAGGCACGCGATGCCGAGCTTCACCGCGGCTTCAAGCTGGCCTCGCACGGCGAGTGA
- the hemE gene encoding uroporphyrinogen decarboxylase yields MTSPLRNDRLLRALRREPVDYTPIWLMRQAGRYLPEYRATRAKAGSFLAMAKNPDLACEVTLQPLRRFPLDAAILFSDILTIPDAMGLELYFVEGEGPKFRHPIRDTAAIAKLAVPDMEQELRYVMDAVRVIRRELDGQVPLIGFSGSPWTLACYMVEGGGSKDFARIKAMALNHPQELHRLLEVVTDAVVAYLGAQRAAGAQALQVFDTWGGVLSPAMYREFSLRYLQRISAELERGEGSARTPLILFGKGTGLHLEALSHTGADALGLDWTLDLDDAVRRTGGRVALQGNLDPTTLYASPEAISAAAGRVLDTYAAGNGGSREGHVFNLGHGMSPDMDPASVQVLVEAVHRLSAR; encoded by the coding sequence GTGACCAGCCCTCTTCGCAACGATCGTCTGCTGCGCGCCCTGCGCCGCGAGCCGGTGGATTACACCCCCATCTGGCTGATGCGCCAGGCCGGTCGTTACCTGCCGGAGTACCGTGCGACCCGCGCGAAAGCAGGCAGTTTCCTGGCGATGGCGAAGAACCCGGATCTCGCCTGCGAAGTCACCCTGCAGCCGCTGCGCCGCTTCCCGCTGGATGCGGCTATCCTGTTTTCGGACATCCTGACCATCCCCGATGCGATGGGCCTGGAGCTGTATTTCGTCGAAGGTGAAGGTCCCAAGTTCCGGCACCCGATACGCGATACCGCCGCCATCGCCAAGCTGGCGGTGCCGGACATGGAACAGGAACTGCGCTATGTGATGGATGCCGTGCGGGTGATCCGCCGCGAGCTGGATGGACAGGTGCCGCTGATCGGCTTTTCCGGCAGCCCGTGGACGCTGGCCTGCTACATGGTGGAAGGCGGCGGCAGCAAGGATTTCGCCCGCATCAAGGCGATGGCGCTGAACCACCCGCAGGAACTGCACCGCCTGCTGGAGGTCGTGACCGATGCGGTGGTCGCCTACCTCGGTGCGCAGCGCGCGGCCGGCGCGCAGGCACTGCAGGTGTTCGATACCTGGGGCGGCGTGCTGTCGCCGGCGATGTACCGCGAATTCTCGCTGCGCTACCTGCAGCGCATCTCCGCCGAGCTGGAGCGCGGTGAAGGCAGCGCCCGCACGCCGCTGATCCTGTTCGGCAAGGGCACGGGCCTGCATCTGGAGGCGCTGTCCCATACCGGTGCCGATGCGCTGGGACTGGACTGGACCCTGGACCTGGACGACGCGGTGCGCCGCACAGGGGGGCGCGTCGCGCTGCAGGGCAACCTGGATCCCACCACCCTGTACGCCAGTCCCGAGGCGATCAGCGCGGCGGCGGGCCGGGTGCTCGATACGTATGCGGCCGGCAACGGCGGCTCGCGCGAGGGCCATGTGTTCAACCTGGGCCACGGCATGTCGCCTGACATGGATCCGGCCAGTGTGCAGGTTCTGGTCGAGGCGGTGCACCGGCTCAGCGCACGCTGA